In one window of Bradyrhizobium sp. AZCC 1721 DNA:
- the hisE gene encoding phosphoribosyl-ATP diphosphatase, which translates to MSDSLERLYQAVLAARDLDPATSRTARLFQRGPSKMAKKLAEEAIEVVIDAVSGKADAVVRESADLLYNLTVLWASAGVKPEDVWREMERREDLLGIAEKLPKPVKSPKTAPTKPLPKAAAGPAVRRRIVALEGRSVRKR; encoded by the coding sequence ATGAGTGATTCGCTCGAACGGCTTTATCAGGCTGTCCTCGCGGCCAGGGATCTCGATCCGGCAACGTCGCGCACGGCCCGGCTGTTTCAGCGCGGCCCCTCCAAGATGGCCAAGAAGCTCGCCGAGGAAGCCATCGAAGTCGTGATCGATGCCGTCAGCGGCAAGGCCGACGCGGTGGTCCGCGAGAGTGCCGACCTGCTCTATAACCTGACCGTGCTGTGGGCATCGGCCGGCGTGAAGCCGGAGGACGTCTGGCGCGAAATGGAGCGGCGCGAGGACCTGCTGGGCATTGCCGAAAAGCTGCCAAAGCCCGTCAAGTCGCCGAAAACGGCGCCAACCAAGCCGCTGCCCAAGGCAGCGGCAGGCCCCGCAGTCCGGCGGCGAATTGTCGCGCTGGAAGGCCGTTCTGTACGCAAGCGGTAG
- a CDS encoding YqaA family protein, with protein sequence MLKRTYDWCINAADKPYALWIMAAVSFAESSFFPIPPDIMLLPMSLAQPKKAWWFATVCTIASVAGGVVGYAIGALLYDSVGHWLITVYGLSDKVETFRASYAEWGAVIILLKGLTPIPYKLVTITSGFAGYNIWLFILCSIVARGGRFFVVAVLLNRYGDAIRAELEKRLGTWVAIGAIVLVFGFYAAFKLV encoded by the coding sequence ATGCTCAAACGGACCTACGATTGGTGTATCAACGCCGCCGACAAGCCCTATGCGCTTTGGATCATGGCGGCGGTGTCTTTCGCGGAAAGCTCGTTCTTCCCGATCCCGCCCGACATCATGCTGCTGCCGATGTCGCTGGCGCAGCCGAAGAAGGCGTGGTGGTTTGCGACCGTCTGTACCATCGCATCCGTTGCCGGCGGCGTGGTCGGTTACGCCATCGGTGCGTTGCTCTATGACTCGGTCGGGCACTGGCTGATCACGGTCTACGGTCTCAGCGACAAGGTCGAAACCTTCCGCGCCTCCTATGCCGAATGGGGCGCGGTGATCATCCTGCTGAAGGGGCTGACGCCGATCCCCTACAAGCTCGTCACGATCACCTCGGGGTTTGCCGGCTACAACATCTGGCTGTTCATCCTGTGCTCGATCGTGGCGCGCGGCGGACGGTTCTTCGTGGTCGCGGTCCTGCTCAACCGCTATGGCGACGCGATCCGGGCCGAGCTGGAAAAGCGCCTCGGCACCTGGGTGGCCATCGGTGCCATCGTCCTGGTGTTCGGCTTTTACGCCGCGTTCAAGCTGGTCTAG
- a CDS encoding NAD(P)H-dependent flavin oxidoreductase — protein sequence MSMPALFKGRLSIPVIGSPLFIISVPDLVIAQCKAGVVGSFPALNARPASLLDEWLARITEELAAYDKAHPERPSAPFAVNQIVHKSNNRLDHDLAACEKYKVPMLITSLGAREDLNQAAHNWGGIVFHDVINQKFAHKAIEKGADGLILVAAGAGGHAGTISPLAFVEETRAWFDGPIALSGAIANGRAIRAARILGADFAYIGSAFIATQEANAVEAYKEMITSSSAEDIVYSNLFTGVHGNYLKPSIVKAGLNPDDLPTSDPSKMSFGTDASGERAKPKAWKEIWGSGQGIGGIGKVVPAAELIARFKKEYDEAVDPAL from the coding sequence ATGTCCATGCCCGCGCTGTTCAAGGGCCGCCTGTCGATACCCGTGATCGGGTCGCCGCTGTTCATCATTTCCGTGCCCGATCTCGTGATCGCCCAGTGCAAGGCCGGCGTGGTCGGATCGTTTCCGGCGCTGAATGCGCGGCCGGCTTCGCTGCTCGACGAATGGCTGGCGCGGATCACCGAAGAGCTCGCAGCCTACGACAAGGCGCATCCGGAGCGGCCGTCGGCGCCGTTTGCGGTGAACCAGATCGTTCACAAATCCAACAACCGGCTCGATCACGATCTTGCGGCCTGCGAGAAGTACAAGGTGCCGATGCTGATCACCTCGCTCGGCGCGCGCGAGGATCTCAACCAGGCGGCGCACAATTGGGGCGGCATCGTCTTCCACGACGTGATCAACCAGAAATTCGCGCACAAGGCGATCGAGAAGGGCGCCGACGGCCTGATCCTGGTGGCGGCCGGCGCCGGCGGCCATGCCGGCACGATCTCGCCGCTCGCCTTCGTCGAGGAAACGCGCGCCTGGTTCGACGGACCGATCGCGCTGTCGGGCGCGATCGCCAACGGCCGCGCCATCCGTGCGGCGCGCATCCTCGGTGCCGACTTCGCCTATATCGGCTCCGCCTTCATCGCGACCCAGGAAGCCAACGCGGTCGAAGCCTACAAGGAGATGATCACGTCGTCGTCGGCGGAAGACATCGTCTATTCGAACCTGTTCACCGGCGTGCACGGCAATTACCTCAAGCCGTCGATCGTCAAGGCCGGGCTCAATCCCGACGACCTGCCGACCTCCGATCCCTCGAAGATGAGTTTTGGCACCGACGCCTCCGGCGAGCGCGCCAAGCCGAAGGCATGGAAGGAGATCTGGGGCAGCGGCCAAGGTATTGGCGGCATCGGCAAGGTGGTGCCGGCCGCCGAGTTGATCGCGCGGTTCAAGAAGGAATATGACGAGGCGGTCGACCCCGCATTGTAA
- a CDS encoding SDR family NAD(P)-dependent oxidoreductase, with the protein MAGQDLSAHVALVTGASRGIGAAIARMLAEAGAAVAVNYRERAADADAVVADIKAAGGRAIAVAADVSQAASVAGLVEQVAAALGPIDILVNNAGLAIVRGVDDLTEDDFDRTITVNLKSAFLCTQAVLPAMRARKWGRIVNISSGAARGAGAIGVHYNASKAGMEGLTRGYAARLVKEGITVNAVAPSLIETDMMGGRTDLARNIPLGRMGRAEEVAQAVAMVLGNSYMTGQTIVLNGGMAFI; encoded by the coding sequence ATGGCCGGACAGGATCTGAGCGCCCATGTTGCGCTGGTAACGGGCGCGTCCCGCGGCATTGGCGCGGCGATTGCGCGAATGCTTGCGGAAGCTGGCGCCGCGGTTGCGGTCAATTACCGCGAGCGCGCCGCCGACGCCGACGCGGTTGTCGCTGACATCAAGGCTGCCGGCGGCCGCGCCATCGCGGTCGCCGCCGACGTCTCGCAGGCCGCATCCGTTGCCGGCCTGGTCGAACAGGTCGCCGCCGCACTCGGCCCGATCGACATTCTCGTCAACAATGCCGGCTTAGCTATCGTGCGCGGCGTCGACGATCTCACCGAGGACGATTTCGACCGGACCATTACCGTAAACCTGAAATCGGCGTTCCTGTGCACGCAGGCCGTGCTGCCGGCGATGCGGGCGCGCAAATGGGGCCGCATCGTCAACATCTCGTCGGGCGCGGCGCGCGGCGCCGGCGCGATCGGCGTGCACTACAACGCCTCCAAGGCCGGCATGGAAGGACTGACGCGCGGTTACGCGGCGCGGCTCGTCAAGGAAGGCATCACCGTCAACGCGGTGGCGCCGTCGCTGATCGAGACCGACATGATGGGCGGCCGGACGGATCTGGCGCGCAACATCCCGCTCGGCCGCATGGGCCGGGCCGAGGAAGTCGCGCAAGCCGTCGCGATGGTGCTCGGCAACAGCTACATGACCGGGCAGACCATCGTCCTCAATGGCGGCATGGCGTTCATTTGA
- a CDS encoding thioesterase family protein: protein MDGIFRVHGNDVVTSPLAAGPWDPSMQHGSPPAALVVWAAERIPTPVPMRVARVTVDLMRPVPVAPLTIESEVLREGRKIQLCAVRLLANGVVVVGATVLKIKVQAQELPLEAEILPVELPGPDRSRVEPADFSSSPFVSGMSLRAARGRFGEPGPGAIWYRVDRPIVEGAAVSQAMRAMAAADFCNGTSAVLDFRAWTFLNADLTVNFAREPVGDWILLDAESWIGPDGAGLAMARLADERGYFGRAIQSLVIEKR from the coding sequence ATGGACGGCATTTTTCGCGTTCACGGCAACGACGTCGTCACCAGCCCCCTCGCGGCAGGCCCATGGGACCCGAGCATGCAGCACGGTTCGCCGCCGGCGGCGCTGGTGGTGTGGGCGGCGGAGCGGATTCCGACGCCGGTCCCGATGCGGGTTGCGCGCGTGACCGTGGACCTGATGCGTCCCGTGCCGGTGGCGCCGCTGACCATCGAGAGCGAAGTCTTGCGCGAGGGGCGCAAGATCCAGCTCTGCGCGGTCAGGCTACTGGCTAACGGCGTCGTCGTGGTCGGCGCGACCGTGCTGAAGATCAAGGTGCAGGCCCAGGAATTGCCGCTAGAGGCCGAGATCCTGCCGGTCGAGCTGCCGGGGCCGGATCGATCGCGCGTCGAGCCCGCGGATTTTTCCTCCAGCCCGTTCGTATCAGGCATGTCGCTGCGCGCCGCGCGCGGCCGCTTCGGCGAGCCCGGTCCCGGTGCGATCTGGTACCGCGTCGACCGGCCGATCGTGGAAGGCGCAGCCGTTTCGCAGGCAATGCGGGCGATGGCCGCGGCGGATTTCTGCAACGGCACCTCGGCCGTGCTGGATTTCCGCGCGTGGACCTTTCTCAATGCCGACCTGACCGTGAATTTTGCCCGTGAGCCGGTCGGCGACTGGATCCTGCTCGATGCCGAGTCCTGGATCGGTCCCGATGGCGCGGGGCTGGCAATGGCGCGGCTCGCCGACGAGCGCGGCTATTTCGGCCGCGCTATCCAGAGCCTTGTCATCGAGAAGCGCTGA
- a CDS encoding ABC transporter substrate-binding protein — MTSHRIALLVGAVLFGIAGSAQAAGDIAIVRDLAGRVGPVIGSAQACRDIARPRIQTIVDKFSQVIREASSNEAERSDLTLTFDRSVADGRAAVSSGKIDCIRADRQLADLERSISGPSLSSVIGPSPAAAATAANAATAPTAPVPTGPLPRGIGEKEIRFGIAAPFSGSARELGRQMKLGIETAFNRINDAGGVDGRMLKLHAADDGYEPSRTADAMKQLYEKDQVFGIVGNVGTPTAAVAIPYALERRMLFFGAFTGANILRNDPPDRYVFNYRASYVQETDAVVRYLVKIRRLQPRQIAVFAQQDSYGDAGFAGVAKAFRSMGVNDGAILRLNYARNTVDVDDAINQLKLAKPPIKAVVMVATYRAAARFIEKTRDLYPGLIYSNVSFVGSTALAEELKLLGPRYTNGVIVTQVVPAVSGYSSAVLEYKNALAKYFPGEAPDYVSFEGYVAANVLIAGIKRTGPQLDTEKLIDTLETMRNLDLGLGTQLSFGRSEHQASNKVWGTALDESGRYQPIDLE, encoded by the coding sequence ATGACCTCGCACCGCATCGCCTTGCTGGTTGGGGCCGTGCTCTTCGGAATCGCAGGCAGCGCCCAGGCTGCCGGCGACATTGCGATCGTGCGCGACCTTGCCGGCCGCGTCGGCCCCGTGATCGGCTCGGCCCAGGCCTGCCGCGACATTGCGCGTCCCCGCATCCAGACCATCGTCGACAAGTTTTCACAGGTGATCCGGGAAGCCTCGTCGAACGAGGCCGAGCGTTCTGATCTCACCCTGACATTCGATCGCAGCGTGGCCGACGGCCGCGCCGCCGTTAGCTCGGGCAAAATCGATTGCATCCGGGCCGATCGTCAACTTGCCGATCTCGAACGCTCGATCTCGGGCCCTAGTCTTTCCAGCGTCATCGGTCCGTCCCCTGCTGCTGCGGCAACGGCCGCGAACGCGGCGACCGCGCCGACGGCCCCAGTCCCGACCGGGCCGCTGCCACGCGGCATCGGCGAAAAGGAAATCCGCTTCGGCATCGCCGCGCCCTTCTCCGGCTCCGCGCGTGAGCTGGGACGCCAGATGAAGCTCGGAATCGAGACCGCCTTCAACCGGATCAACGATGCCGGCGGCGTCGACGGGCGGATGCTCAAACTGCACGCCGCCGACGACGGCTACGAGCCTTCACGCACCGCGGACGCGATGAAGCAGCTCTATGAAAAGGACCAGGTGTTCGGCATCGTCGGCAATGTCGGCACGCCAACCGCGGCGGTGGCGATTCCCTATGCGCTCGAGCGCCGGATGCTGTTCTTCGGGGCCTTCACCGGCGCCAACATCCTGCGCAACGATCCGCCGGATCGCTACGTGTTCAACTACCGCGCCAGCTATGTTCAGGAAACCGACGCAGTCGTCCGCTACCTCGTCAAGATACGCCGGCTGCAGCCTCGGCAGATCGCGGTGTTTGCGCAGCAGGATTCGTACGGCGACGCCGGATTTGCCGGGGTCGCCAAGGCGTTTCGCTCCATGGGCGTGAACGACGGCGCCATCCTCCGGCTCAATTATGCGCGAAACACCGTCGACGTCGACGACGCGATCAACCAGTTGAAGCTCGCGAAACCGCCGATCAAGGCCGTCGTCATGGTCGCCACCTACCGGGCCGCGGCGCGGTTCATCGAGAAGACGCGCGACCTCTATCCCGGGTTGATCTACTCCAACGTCTCGTTCGTCGGCTCCACGGCGCTCGCCGAAGAACTGAAACTCTTGGGACCGCGTTACACCAACGGCGTGATCGTGACGCAGGTGGTGCCGGCGGTGTCGGGCTATTCGTCCGCCGTGCTCGAATACAAGAATGCGCTCGCCAAGTATTTCCCAGGCGAAGCGCCCGACTACGTTTCGTTCGAGGGCTATGTCGCCGCCAACGTGCTGATCGCGGGCATCAAGCGGACCGGCCCGCAGCTCGATACCGAGAAGTTGATCGACACCTTGGAGACGATGCGCAATCTCGACCTCGGTCTCGGGACCCAGCTCAGCTTCGGCCGCTCCGAGCACCAAGCCTCGAACAAGGTGTGGGGCACGGCACTCGACGAAAGCGGGCGTTACCAGCCGATCGATCTCGAATGA